In Zingiber officinale cultivar Zhangliang chromosome 6A, Zo_v1.1, whole genome shotgun sequence, a single genomic region encodes these proteins:
- the LOC121997549 gene encoding protein NSP-INTERACTING KINASE 1-like — protein MGSFLLKSGGSMRPRRSKYAHELFLVAFLFSWAPSAALLSPKGVNYEVQALMGIKASLKDPHSVLENWDQDSVDPCSWTMVTCSSENLVIGLGTPSQNLSGTLSPSIGNLTNLEIVLLQNNNISGPMPKEIGRLSKLKTLDLSNNYFTGEIPSSISLLKDLQYLRLNNNSLSGAFPMSLTNLTQLAFLDLSYNNLSGPVPSFPAKTFNIVGNPLICAIDSEKQCFGMTPMPMSYDLNNSESTTIVSKPRNHKVAMAVGFSFGFFGLVVLGIGILLWWKQRHTQQILYHVDEQHDEEVCLGNLKRFQFRELQIATDNFSSKNILGKGGFGIVYKGHLKDGTLVAVKRLKDGSAVGGEIQFQTEVEMISLAVHRNLLRLCGFCMTGTERLLVYPYMSNGSVASRLKGKPPLDWTTRKRIALGAGRGLLYLHEQCDPKIIHRDVKAGNILLDDYCEAIVGDFGLAKLLDHRDSHVTTAVRGTVGHIAPEYLSTGQSSEKTDVFGFGILLLELITGRTALEFGKSVNQKGTMLDWVKMIHQEKKLDMLIDKNLKNNYDLIELEEIVQVALLCTQFLPGHRPKMSEVVRMLEGDGLVERWEASQRVNSQSFKMPEFSFAERCYSNLTDDSSLLVQAIELSGPR, from the exons ATGGGAAGCTTCTTACTCAAGTCTGGTGGTTCAATGAGACCAAGGAGGAGTAAATATGCACACGAGCTGTTTCTGGTGGCTTTCCTCTTCTCTTGGGCTCCCTCTGCTGCGCTTCTCTCCCCTAAAGGCGTCAACTATGAAG TTCAAGCTTTGATGGGAATCAAAGCCTCTTTGAAAGACCCCCACAGCGTTCTTGAGAACTGGGATCAGGACTCTGTGGATCCTTGTAGCTGGACCATGGTTACCTGTTCGTCCGAGAACTTAGTCATTGGCCT AGGAACTCCAAGCCAAAATTTATCCGGCACACTCTCTCCGAGCATTGGCAATCTGACAAATCTTGAGATTGT GCTCctccaaaacaacaacatatcaGGACCCATGCCTAAAGAGATTGGAAGGCTCTCAAAGCTCAAAACGCTTGACCTCTCCAACAATTACTTCACTGGTGAAATCCCTTCCTCCATAAGCCTGCTGAAAGATCTACAGTACTT GAGGCTTAATAATAACAGTCTCTCAGGAGCATTCCCTATGTCTTTGACCAATCTGACACAGCTTGCGTTCTT GGACTTGTCTTACAACAACTTGAGTGGGCCTGTACCGAGTTTTCCGGCAAAGACATTCAA CATTGTTGGAAATCCTTTAATTTGTGCTATTGATTCGGAGAAACAGTGCTTCGGGATGACTCCCATGCCGATGTCCTACGACTTGAATAATTCAGAGA GCACTACGATCGTATCAAAACCAAGAAACCATAAAGTTGCTATGGCAGTTGGATTCAGCTTTGGTTTCTTCGGTTTAGTAGTTCTAGGTATTGGGATACTTCTTTGGTGGAAGCAAAGGCATACCCAACAAATTCTTTACCATGTCGATG AACAACATGATGAGGAAGTCTGCCTTGGAAATCTAAAACGGTTCCAGTTTCGGGAACTTCAGATTGCGACAGATAACTTCAGCAGCAAGAACATACTCGGTAAAGGTGGCTTTGGAATAGTTTATAAAGGCCATCTAAAAGACGGGACTCTAGTAGCTGTCAAAAGGCTCAAGGATGGAAGTGCCGTTGGTGGTGAGATCCAGTTTCAGACTGAAGTTGAGATGATTAGCCTTGCCGTTCACCGGAACCTCCTTAGACTCTGCGGATTCTGTATGACTGGAACCGAGAGGCTGCTTGTGTACCCGTATATGTCAAATGGAAGTGTTGCTTCTCGGCTCAAAG GAAAACCCCCATTGGATTGGACTACTCGAAAGAGAATAGCACTGGGAGCTGGAAGAGGTCTACTCTACCTTCATGAGCAGTGTGATCCAAAGATAATTCACAGAGACGTAAAGGCTGGTAACATTTTGCTAGACGATTATTGCGAAGCCATAGTAGGTGACTTTGGACTAGCAAAGCTCTTGGATCACCGGGACTCACATGTAACTACTGCTGTCCGAGGTACCGTTGGACACATTGCTCCGGAGTATCTCTCTACTGGGCAGTCGTCTGAAAAAACAGATGTTTTTGGGTTCGGAATACTCCTACTCGAGCTCATCACTGGCAGGACAGCTTTAGAATTCGGGAAGTCTGTGAACCAGAAAGGCACCATGCTCGATTGG GTGAAGATGATCCATCAAGAGAAGAAGCTCGATATGCTCATTGATAAGAACTTAAAGAACAACTACGATCTGATTGAGCTTGAAGAGATTGTGCAAGTTGCGCTCTTGTGCACACAGTTCCTCCCTGGCCACAGGCCCAAAATGTCTGAAGTCGTGCGAATGCTCGAAGGCGATGGCCTCGTGGAGAGATGGGAAGCGTCACAGAGAGTCAACTCCCAGAGCTTCAAGATGCCCGAGTTCAGTTTCGCAGAGAGATGCTACTCTAACCTTACCGATGACTCGTCCTTGCTTGTCCAAGCAATCGAACTCTCCGGGCCAAGGTGA